The DNA sequence AAGCCACGGCGGATCGGGCGTCCGGCCGATCGTCAACATACTTTCGGCTCGAAACACTAGCCATTCGGACCGCCTGAACGGTAGGTTTCTCTGCGGCACTCTTGCCGATGGCAAGCCGATTTGTCATAGTGTGTCCGGCAAAAGAGACCTCTCGCCGGAAGCTGGCGAGAACAAGGCCGGTGGACAACCAAGTCTGAGCTGGCGGGGGGCTCGATGCGAGGCATCGGGTGGAGTTGTGGCTGCACGGCCAGGCGGACGTTGGCTGATCGGGCTGGCCTACCAGCACCCGCTGGTGGGTCCACAACCAAGGGGCTACCAGTAGGGAACTGAATGTGGAGCACCTGCACCACTTCTTTCAGTACGGGCCGATAACCGCCGTTGTCGCCTATGTCATGGCGTGTGTGGGGGCGGGGCTCGGGCTGCGCTGTATCGTCCGGGCGTTCGCTACGACCGGCCTGGCCAAACAGCGCTGGCTGCTGATCGGCGCGCTCGCCATCGGGTCCGGTATCTGGACCATGCATCTCGTCGCCATCCTCGGCTTCGGCGTCGACGGCTCGCCGGTGCGGTATGACGTGTCGCTCACGCTGCTGAGTTTGGTGGTCGCCATCTTGCTCGTCGCGGCCGGAGTCTTTGCTCTCGGCTACAGCAGCTCACGTGTGCGCGGAGCAGTCCTGGGTGGCATCGGGACCGGCGCGGGCATCGTCGGCATGCACTACGTCGGCATGTCGGCGATGGAAATCCACGGCACCCTGAGCTACGAAATCCCCACCGTCGTCCTGTCCGCTGCCATCGCAGTGGGCGTCGCGATGGCAGCACTAGCCGTCGCCTTCCTGACCGACAGCTTCCGCGGCACGGTCCTCGCGGCCCTCCTGATGGGTGCTGCGGCCAGCGCAACCGAGTACGCCGGGATTGCCGCGTTACGGCTCGACATCACTCCGGGCACTTCGGTCCTCCCCGGAGCGAGCGCCGTCGAGTTCGTCTTCCCGTTCATCGTTGTGTTCGGTTCATTCCTGTTCCTCAGCTCGGCATTCGTCGCCCTGTCACCCATCAGGCACGAACCAGTTGCGGCCGCCACAGCTACGGCCGCGCCGAGCAGAGATTCCAATCTAGCGAGCTGATCGAGGCAAAAGACATGCGTGAACGCCAGGATGACGCGCGCGAGCGGCAAAACGGTAACGGTGAAGTGACCAGCGACGATCCACACACGGACACCGGGCCGGTCAACGTACACGAGGAGGACGACGACTCCGCACCCCGTTCCGGCCCACGGCACGCCTCCCGCCGAGCGGCGGCGGCCAGGAGTAGGGCAAGTAGTGGCCGCCGTCCCCGGTCCGTCCGCGCGAAGATCGTCACCGTCCTCATGGTGCCCGTGATGTCGCTGATGGCCCTATGGGGCTTCGCCACGGTCACCACCGCCCAGAACGTGTCTGAGCTTCAGCAGCTCAAAGAGGTCAACGACACCCTCCTCACCCCGATCAACGACTTCGTCGCCGCCGTGCAGAACGAGCGAGTGGCGGCTTCGGAGTACATGGCCGCACCTGACGCCGAACCGGATGCGCTCCTCGCCGCGGGGGAAGCCACCGACGCCGCTGTGGCCGCGCTACGGGATGGCATCGCCAACAGCAGCACCGACGCCGCCGGGCTCGACCCCCGGCTTCCTGGACGAATCGAAGGGCTCGTCGCCGCGGCCGACTCCCTCTCCGGCATCCGGGACCGCGTTGCCGAACAGAGCACCAGCTGGCTGGCCATGTTCGACGCCTACACGGCGACTGTCAGCGAAGCGTTCGGCGTCACGGGTGTGCTCACCCAGATGGATGCGCCGGGTGTGGAGTTCGACCCGCGCGTCGTACTAGAGCTCTCTATGGCGCGGGAGATGATCTCTCGCGAGGATGCCGTCATGAGCGCCGCGTACGCGGCCGAGGTGATGACACAGTCGCAGTATCTGACCTTGGTCGAGGCTGCCCAGGCCGGTCAGTCCATGCTCTGGACCGACATCGACGACCCGCGACCCTCGGCCGAAGCCGCGTACCGGGACGTCCTGACCAGCCGGTCCTATCAGTTCCTCCGTGATCTCGAGGCCGATCTGACCAGCGGGCGAGCCGGCTACACGATTGTCGGCGCGGTCCCGGCCGACGCATGGAGCGAGGCTGCCGGCTCGGTCCAGCAGGAACTTGCCGCGGGTGAAGCACGTGTGACCACCATCGCGGCTGAAGAGGCCAGTCTCTTCAGCTTCGACGTCCTCGGCACCACAGGTGTGGCCGTCGTGCTCGGTCTGATCGGTGTCATCCTCTCGTTGTTGATATCGGTGCTGATCGGCCGTGGCCTCGTCGTCGAACTTGCCGGCCTGCACAACTCCGCCATGGACCTGGCCCGCCGCAAACTCCCGGCGACCTTGCGCAAGCTGAACTCCGGCGAGAACGTCGACATCGACACAGAAGCTCCACAGGTTGCCCTGGGCGACGACGAAGTCAGCCAGGTGGCGGAGGCTCTCAACGCCGTTCACCGTTCCGCGGTGCAAGCCGCGATCGAGCGCTCCGATGTGCTCAAGGGCATCTCCGGCGTCTACGTGTACCTCGCGCGTCGGAGCCAGGTCCTGCTGCACCGGCAGCTCGCGCTGCTCGACAGCATGGAGCGCCGAATCGAGGACCCGGACCAGCTGGAAGACCTGTTCCGCCTCGACCACCTGACCACCCGCATGCGTCGCCAAGCCGAGAGTCTGATCATTCTCTCCGGGGTGCCGCCGGCCCGTCGCTGGCGGAACCCGGTCCCCATGATGGACGTCGTGCGTGGCGCCGTGGCCGAGGTCGAGGACTTCACCCGTGTCGAGGTCGCGAACATCCCGGACGTCCGGATCTCGGGCACCGCGGTCGCGGACTTGACCCATCTGATCGCCGAACTGGTGGAGAACGCGGTGGTCTTCTCGCCGCCCCACACCAAGGCTGTCGTCCGCGGCGAAGTAGTCGGCACCGGCCTAGCGCTCGAGGTCGAAGACCGTGGTCTCGGCATGAGCCAGCAGGCGATGGCCGATGCCAACCGCCGGATCCGGGATACCGACCAGGTGGACCTCCTCGAAGCCGACCAGCTCGGCCTATTCGTGGTCAACCGGCTGTCGCGCCGTCATAATGTTGAGGTGACGCTGCAGCGCTCGGCCTACGGAGGCGTCACTGCCATCGTTTTGATCCCGGACGCCCTGCTCGATCGGACCATGACGGAGCAGATACCGCCTCCAGAGCCGGCACCCGACCTGGAAAGGGCCCAGTTGACTGCTGTCGGATCGCTGTCCGCCGTCCCCGATCCGCGGTCGGGCCCGGCGACCGAACCCGGGTTGCAGGCCGTTCGCGAAACCGCCAAGGCTCTTACCGGACAGACGTCTCGCGAGGACGCGGCACCCCAGGACGCCGAGGTCGATGACCTCCCACGCAGGGTCCGTCGCGCCAGTCTCCGTCCAGAGCTCCGGAGCGATCCCCCGCCCCCGCCACCCAGCACGCCGTCGCCGAGCGAAAACCCGACCCGGACACCCGATCAGGCACGCGCCACCTTGTCTGCGCTGCGTAACGGGTGGCTCCGAGGGCAATCCGAGAAACAAGACGAGTCGCCGCAAGAGGGAGAGAACCGATGACCGAGCCCACCCACATGTCGGGCGAGCTCAACTGGCTGCTCGATGATCTAGTTGGTCGCGTAGCCCAGATCCGGCATGCAGTCGTGCTTTCGGGCGACGGCCTGCCGGTCGGCGCCTCGAATCAACTAAGCCGGGAAGACCGCGAACGCTTCGCCGCCATAGCCTCGGGATTCCACAGCCTCGCCAAAGGCACTGGGATGCATTTCGAGGCCGGAGGCGTTGTCCAGACCATGGTGGAGCTGGAGGGTGGCTTCCTTTTTGTCGTCGCCGCCGGCGACCGCTCCTGCCTGTCAGTGTTCAGTGAGGCCGACGCTGACATCGGTCTCATCGCCTACGAGATGGCGAGGCTGGTGAAACAAGTCCATGAGCACCTCTACGTACCGACCCGGCCAGATCAACTGGATCCCGCAGCCGCACCGAAGTGATGCGCGCCGATGAGTGACACAAGCCCACACTGGTACGACGACGACGCGGGGCCGATCGTCCGGCTGTTCGCAGTAACTGCGGGCCGGGCCAGGAGCACCACTGAGTCGTTCGATCTGATGGCAACTGTGCACGTGGCGTCGTCGGCACCATACGACCCCTCGCTCTCACCGGAACAGCAGCTCATCATGCGCATCTGCAGGCGGTATCCACAGACCATCACCGATGTCGCATCCGAATCGAACTTGCCGCTCGGTGTGGTGCGGGTTTTGCTCGGAGATCTCTTGAACTCCGGCCATGTCCAGATCACGCCACCAGCTCCGCACCGAATCCCTGACAGCAATATTCTCAAGGAAGTCATCGATGGCCTCCGTGCACTCTAAATCCGTTCCCGACGGCGTCCAGCCCCTCGTGGCCCTCAAGATCCTCGTCGCCGGGGGATTCGGCGTGGGTAAAACCACGCTGGTCGGCTCCGTCAGCGAGATCCGCGCCCTGCATACCGAGGAAGCACTCACTGGAGCAGGACAGGTCGTCGACAACACCAACGGCGTCGAACGCAAGACCACCACCACGGTCGCGATGGACTTCGGCAGGATCACCATCCGCGACGGATTGTGCCTCTACCTGTTCGGGACGCCAGGACAGGACCGCTTCTGGTTCATGTGGGACGAACTCGCCATGGGCGCTCTCGGAGCCGTGGTCCTCGCCGATACCCGCCGCCTCGAGGACTGCTTCCCGGCGGTCGACTACTTCGAGCACCGGGGGTTGCCGTTTGTCGTGGGTGTCAACCATTTCGAGGGTTCCCGTCATTACAACCCCGAGAAGGTGAGCAAAGCCCTGGACCTCGACGACAGGACTCCGGTGGTCATGTGCGACGCCCGCGACCGCGAGTCCGGCAAGAACGTCCTCATCAAGCTCGTCGAGCACGTGAGCGAGCTCCGAAACGCGAAGGCTGAACCTGAGCCTGCCACCTCGTCGAACGGACTGCCCCGACGCCCGGTCAAGCA is a window from the Phytoactinopolyspora mesophila genome containing:
- a CDS encoding DUF742 domain-containing protein — its product is MSDTSPHWYDDDAGPIVRLFAVTAGRARSTTESFDLMATVHVASSAPYDPSLSPEQQLIMRICRRYPQTITDVASESNLPLGVVRVLLGDLLNSGHVQITPPAPHRIPDSNILKEVIDGLRAL
- a CDS encoding MHYT domain-containing protein, producing the protein MEHLHHFFQYGPITAVVAYVMACVGAGLGLRCIVRAFATTGLAKQRWLLIGALAIGSGIWTMHLVAILGFGVDGSPVRYDVSLTLLSLVVAILLVAAGVFALGYSSSRVRGAVLGGIGTGAGIVGMHYVGMSAMEIHGTLSYEIPTVVLSAAIAVGVAMAALAVAFLTDSFRGTVLAALLMGAAASATEYAGIAALRLDITPGTSVLPGASAVEFVFPFIVVFGSFLFLSSAFVALSPIRHEPVAAATATAAPSRDSNLAS
- a CDS encoding sensor histidine kinase; the protein is MRERQDDARERQNGNGEVTSDDPHTDTGPVNVHEEDDDSAPRSGPRHASRRAAAARSRASSGRRPRSVRAKIVTVLMVPVMSLMALWGFATVTTAQNVSELQQLKEVNDTLLTPINDFVAAVQNERVAASEYMAAPDAEPDALLAAGEATDAAVAALRDGIANSSTDAAGLDPRLPGRIEGLVAAADSLSGIRDRVAEQSTSWLAMFDAYTATVSEAFGVTGVLTQMDAPGVEFDPRVVLELSMAREMISREDAVMSAAYAAEVMTQSQYLTLVEAAQAGQSMLWTDIDDPRPSAEAAYRDVLTSRSYQFLRDLEADLTSGRAGYTIVGAVPADAWSEAAGSVQQELAAGEARVTTIAAEEASLFSFDVLGTTGVAVVLGLIGVILSLLISVLIGRGLVVELAGLHNSAMDLARRKLPATLRKLNSGENVDIDTEAPQVALGDDEVSQVAEALNAVHRSAVQAAIERSDVLKGISGVYVYLARRSQVLLHRQLALLDSMERRIEDPDQLEDLFRLDHLTTRMRRQAESLIILSGVPPARRWRNPVPMMDVVRGAVAEVEDFTRVEVANIPDVRISGTAVADLTHLIAELVENAVVFSPPHTKAVVRGEVVGTGLALEVEDRGLGMSQQAMADANRRIRDTDQVDLLEADQLGLFVVNRLSRRHNVEVTLQRSAYGGVTAIVLIPDALLDRTMTEQIPPPEPAPDLERAQLTAVGSLSAVPDPRSGPATEPGLQAVRETAKALTGQTSREDAAPQDAEVDDLPRRVRRASLRPELRSDPPPPPPSTPSPSENPTRTPDQARATLSALRNGWLRGQSEKQDESPQEGENR
- a CDS encoding roadblock/LC7 domain-containing protein, which translates into the protein MTEPTHMSGELNWLLDDLVGRVAQIRHAVVLSGDGLPVGASNQLSREDRERFAAIASGFHSLAKGTGMHFEAGGVVQTMVELEGGFLFVVAAGDRSCLSVFSEADADIGLIAYEMARLVKQVHEHLYVPTRPDQLDPAAAPK
- a CDS encoding GTP-binding protein; the encoded protein is MASVHSKSVPDGVQPLVALKILVAGGFGVGKTTLVGSVSEIRALHTEEALTGAGQVVDNTNGVERKTTTTVAMDFGRITIRDGLCLYLFGTPGQDRFWFMWDELAMGALGAVVLADTRRLEDCFPAVDYFEHRGLPFVVGVNHFEGSRHYNPEKVSKALDLDDRTPVVMCDARDRESGKNVLIKLVEHVSELRNAKAEPEPATSSNGLPRRPVKH